One Fibrobacter sp. UWB2 DNA window includes the following coding sequences:
- a CDS encoding A/G-specific adenine glycosylase encodes MTPDSLKRLREWFRANAAELPWRPADLDALRDPYAVWISETMLQQTQVSTVKDYFIRWMKRFPDVETLAKADEAEVFKYWQGLGYYSRARNILKTAKIVAALCSASRMTGVRKMPETRKELEALPGIGAYTAGAILSLAYHQREAILDGNLVRIFSRLYELEFLPTEKNCAEIYWEYAREVADSPKAYMHNEALMELGRTVCKTKSPLCETCPLHKECRAFLDGRTAEFPPAKKRTEKSWHGTVLVVESADEKILAVNGGQKFLDKQLALPHFESARHATIALPAKAEDYINADEVESVEHCGTFRHSITVHKIECDVLHVRLSIKAKSAHLPKSTTFEWIEKAKALETFANSFSLKALKKIMDPLPDGRG; translated from the coding sequence ATGACACCAGATTCGTTGAAACGTTTGCGCGAATGGTTCAGGGCGAATGCGGCAGAATTGCCGTGGAGGCCTGCGGACTTGGACGCGTTGCGCGATCCGTATGCCGTATGGATCAGCGAGACAATGTTGCAACAGACGCAGGTTTCAACAGTCAAGGATTATTTTATCCGTTGGATGAAGCGGTTCCCGGATGTGGAGACGCTTGCAAAGGCTGATGAAGCCGAGGTCTTTAAATATTGGCAAGGGCTTGGGTATTACAGCCGCGCCAGAAATATACTGAAGACCGCGAAGATTGTAGCCGCCCTTTGCTCCGCTTCGAGGATGACGGGAGTGCGCAAGATGCCCGAGACGCGCAAGGAACTAGAAGCGTTGCCAGGAATTGGTGCGTACACGGCAGGGGCGATTTTAAGCCTCGCCTACCACCAGCGAGAAGCAATCTTGGATGGGAATCTCGTCAGGATTTTTAGCCGGTTGTACGAGCTTGAATTTTTGCCGACAGAAAAAAACTGCGCAGAGATTTATTGGGAATATGCGCGGGAAGTGGCTGATTCTCCAAAAGCGTACATGCATAACGAAGCGCTGATGGAACTCGGGCGCACGGTCTGCAAAACGAAATCCCCACTCTGCGAAACATGTCCACTCCATAAAGAATGTCGTGCGTTCTTGGATGGCCGCACAGCTGAATTTCCACCAGCCAAAAAGCGCACCGAAAAAAGTTGGCACGGGACAGTGCTTGTAGTCGAGAGCGCGGACGAAAAAATCTTAGCCGTAAACGGCGGACAAAAATTTCTGGACAAGCAACTGGCGCTCCCACATTTTGAAAGCGCTCGCCACGCCACCATTGCACTCCCTGCCAAGGCTGAAGATTACATCAATGCCGACGAAGTCGAATCCGTAGAACATTGCGGGACCTTCCGCCACAGCATTACAGTGCATAAAATCGAATGCGATGTTTTACATGTGCGGCTTTCAATAAAAGCAAAATCAGCGCATTTGCCGAAGTCCACCACATTTGAATGGATAGAAAAAGCGAAAGCCTTGGAGACTTTCGCGAATAGCTTTAGCTTAAAAGCATTAAAGAAAATAATGGATCCCCTCCCTGACGGTCGAGGATGA
- a CDS encoding transcription antitermination factor NusB: MLWQRDGSFIKESGLSPFAMELALGVCRRHLYLEYFVKSLTKKLPSLEARVILEMGLFQMFFMDVPDYAAINDSVELAKSANLGESTARLVNAVLRTARRQGEPALPPQRVRRVSVENSVPEWLVRRWFDVYGGDRAEALAKATLERPTEWIRVNLQKTSAPVLAEKIGITGASILYDRFIEIPRDVGVKLLLALPEFVKGEFSFQNPSAYEVVKLLDLKPGLKVWDACAAPGGKTALMAEMDSSLEILASDSSASRLEKMQDLMNRLGLTNIKTEVIDLAPAQDSATAPQHSSKFDRILLDVPCSNMGVIARRPESVYRMTPESINEVAELQFKILENASVALAPGGRLVYATCSPDPTETTRVIARFVKAHPEFVKVGEPVLPGLKDSRLDGFFAQALEYKK; this comes from the coding sequence TTGCTTTGGCAAAGAGATGGCTCGTTCATCAAGGAAAGCGGACTTTCTCCATTTGCGATGGAACTTGCTCTAGGCGTTTGCCGCAGGCACTTGTACCTTGAATATTTCGTCAAGTCGCTCACGAAGAAATTGCCATCGCTCGAAGCCCGCGTGATTCTTGAAATGGGCCTCTTCCAGATGTTCTTTATGGACGTGCCGGATTACGCTGCAATCAATGATAGCGTGGAACTTGCAAAGTCTGCAAATCTCGGCGAGAGTACTGCGCGGCTTGTGAACGCGGTGCTTCGCACTGCTCGCCGTCAAGGCGAGCCTGCGCTTCCACCGCAGCGCGTTCGCCGCGTGAGCGTCGAGAATTCCGTGCCTGAATGGCTTGTGCGTCGCTGGTTCGACGTGTACGGAGGCGACCGCGCCGAAGCCTTGGCGAAGGCGACACTGGAGCGCCCGACTGAATGGATCCGCGTGAACTTGCAAAAGACGAGCGCTCCGGTGCTTGCCGAAAAAATCGGCATTACGGGCGCCTCGATTCTCTACGACCGCTTTATTGAAATCCCGCGAGACGTGGGCGTGAAGCTCTTGCTTGCGCTTCCGGAATTTGTGAAGGGTGAATTCTCGTTCCAGAATCCGTCTGCATACGAAGTCGTGAAACTCCTCGACTTGAAGCCCGGCTTGAAAGTCTGGGACGCTTGTGCCGCTCCCGGTGGTAAGACCGCTCTCATGGCTGAAATGGATAGTTCGCTCGAGATTCTCGCAAGCGATTCGTCCGCCTCGCGTCTTGAAAAGATGCAAGACCTGATGAACCGCCTCGGCCTTACAAACATCAAGACCGAAGTCATCGACCTTGCGCCTGCTCAAGATTCCGCGACCGCTCCGCAGCATTCGTCTAAGTTCGACCGCATTCTTCTCGATGTCCCGTGTAGCAACATGGGCGTGATCGCTCGCCGTCCGGAATCCGTCTACCGCATGACTCCGGAATCCATCAATGAAGTTGCCGAACTCCAGTTCAAGATTCTTGAAAACGCATCTGTCGCACTCGCTCCTGGCGGGCGCCTCGTGTATGCCACATGCAGCCCCGACCCGACGGAAACCACGCGCGTCATCGCACGATTTGTCAAGGCTCATCCCGAATTCGTGAAAGTCGGCGAACCCGTCTTGCCAGGTCTCAAGGATTCTCGCCTTGACGGCTTTTTCGCTCAAGCTTTGGAATACAAAAAATGA
- the fmt gene encoding methionyl-tRNA formyltransferase: MKIVFMGTPAFAAQFLEHLVASDNEVLAVVTQPDRPAGRGRVLTPPPVKEAALKHNLPVLQPTDLKSPEFEADLRKYDADLYVVVAYSILPKNILGITKFGAVNVHGSLLPKYRGAAPVQRAIADGLKETGVTVFRLDEKMDHGPILAQRTVVIDHQDTTASLLDKMVAPGCDALDDALNQLKNGCEKDLTQDHAQASGAPKIKKEEGLIDFNLPARTIHDRIRAFNPWPGGYGKLGGRMVYLRQTDTPENGPKLAPGVVEFKDNRLFVGTGEGVLEVIEIQAEGKKPMPVADFMRGIQKREGLQFC; this comes from the coding sequence ATGAAAATTGTATTTATGGGAACGCCCGCGTTTGCGGCTCAATTCTTGGAGCACCTCGTTGCTTCCGATAACGAAGTTTTAGCTGTTGTCACACAGCCCGATCGCCCGGCAGGCCGTGGCCGCGTGCTTACGCCTCCGCCTGTGAAAGAGGCTGCGCTCAAGCACAATTTGCCGGTCTTGCAGCCGACGGACTTGAAGTCTCCTGAATTCGAAGCAGACCTCCGCAAGTACGATGCCGACCTCTATGTCGTCGTGGCGTATTCCATTTTGCCCAAGAACATTTTGGGCATCACGAAGTTTGGTGCCGTGAACGTTCACGGCAGTTTGCTCCCGAAGTACCGCGGTGCCGCTCCGGTGCAGCGTGCTATTGCCGATGGCCTCAAGGAAACTGGCGTGACCGTTTTCCGTCTGGACGAAAAGATGGACCACGGTCCGATTCTTGCACAACGCACGGTCGTGATTGACCATCAGGACACAACCGCAAGCTTGCTCGACAAAATGGTCGCTCCGGGTTGCGATGCTTTGGACGATGCCCTGAACCAGCTCAAGAACGGTTGCGAAAAGGATTTGACGCAAGACCATGCACAGGCAAGTGGCGCTCCGAAAATCAAGAAAGAAGAAGGCTTGATCGACTTCAATTTGCCGGCACGCACGATTCACGATCGCATCCGCGCGTTCAATCCGTGGCCGGGTGGCTATGGAAAGCTCGGTGGCCGCATGGTGTACTTGCGCCAGACGGACACTCCTGAAAACGGTCCGAAGCTTGCTCCGGGCGTTGTCGAATTCAAGGACAACCGACTCTTTGTCGGCACTGGCGAAGGCGTTCTCGAAGTGATTGAAATCCAGGCCGAAGGCAAAAAGCCGATGCCTGTGGCTGACTTTATGCGTGGCATTCAAAAGCGCGAGGGACTTCAATTTTGCTAA
- a CDS encoding CidA/LrgA family protein, translating to MRVFLQLALILGICYAGDLIHDYTGIPVPGNILGMLILLLLLCLKIVKLDQIREVSDFFLKRLSFFFLPPAIGLMLVGEDVKSQWPLLLFLCIVITIVTMVTTGWTVQLLSKKNKNKN from the coding sequence ATGCGAGTATTTTTACAACTAGCCTTGATTTTGGGGATTTGCTACGCAGGCGACCTCATTCATGATTACACGGGCATTCCCGTCCCCGGCAACATTCTCGGAATGCTCATCCTGCTCTTGTTACTTTGCCTAAAAATCGTGAAACTCGACCAGATTCGCGAAGTGAGCGATTTCTTCTTGAAGCGCCTTTCGTTCTTCTTCTTGCCACCTGCAATTGGGCTTATGCTCGTCGGCGAAGACGTTAAAAGCCAGTGGCCACTGTTGCTATTCCTCTGCATCGTGATTACGATTGTGACCATGGTAACGACCGGCTGGACCGTTCAACTTTTAAGCAAAAAAAACAAAAATAAAAATTGA
- a CDS encoding LrgB family protein has protein sequence MFGIILTIIAFELGVTIRNKWRNPLLNPILIATILIIGFLTVTGIKYETYKVGGDYISFFLGPVTVLLAVPLYRHIQALKNNWLPILTGILVGCITSIACVIACAKIFNISKTLMLSLIPKSITIPMGSVVSEQIGGIPSITIVAIVITGITGAVTAPLVCKFFRIGNPVAQGVAIGTASHALGTTKAMEIGEVQGAMSSLSIGVAGVMTVFVTPVMLNIFA, from the coding sequence ATGTTTGGAATTATTCTTACAATCATTGCTTTTGAGCTTGGCGTTACCATCCGCAACAAATGGCGTAACCCGCTTTTGAACCCAATTCTCATCGCCACCATTCTCATCATCGGATTTTTGACCGTCACGGGAATCAAATACGAAACATACAAAGTAGGTGGTGATTACATTTCGTTCTTCCTTGGACCTGTAACAGTTCTGCTTGCCGTTCCTTTGTACAGACACATCCAGGCACTCAAAAACAACTGGCTCCCAATTTTAACAGGGATTCTCGTGGGCTGCATCACAAGCATTGCCTGCGTAATCGCTTGCGCCAAGATTTTCAACATCAGCAAGACTCTGATGCTTTCGCTCATTCCGAAGTCCATCACTATTCCGATGGGTTCTGTGGTTTCCGAGCAGATTGGCGGTATTCCGTCCATCACGATTGTGGCGATTGTCATTACGGGAATTACAGGCGCCGTGACAGCACCGCTTGTTTGCAAATTTTTCCGCATTGGAAATCCTGTTGCACAAGGTGTTGCCATTGGAACTGCAAGCCATGCGCTTGGAACGACAAAGGCGATGGAAATCGGAGAAGTTCAGGGCGCGATGAGCAGTTTGTCAATAGGAGTCGCGGGCGTGATGACAGTGTTCGTGACACCAGTGATGCTCAATATATTCGCTTAA
- a CDS encoding nitroreductase family protein, which produces MRYFSEIYHESTQYIPHGSGDPVIMHWEKQAYADKRYEGCNRYPLTAAFMPLLAPVSADYLNPVCVYAVVHGGEVPDGVYYVDRAESKLVKIGGVDVRKAILASFPEQEFITEAQTIFIYTGLLERAVWRFREAAYRQVQMDVGSACANTILLAKSRGQKVFALGGFVDDSVAVALKLGATEMPMAAIAVFPEKSMVAFNSVDDGVGELAYSNHAEMGAYAGEDECRMEISRYPSRFMLQNRLENIDDLNLCMKVRRLNAQALPGDEFPLTPSKFTNDYYLRELWYLRADKKVATPFAHGTLDLDDFSSMLRWLELAQLNAFGAGLIKIWVVVFDVMFVYAGVYRYIPVRKSIYMQSGSANPKKFNKCFAVPEQVQNSMFAVVLTSNLNESCQVLGNRGYRYMNLNAGVLAESLYVSARLLNKTAREEHFFYHDELKKLLDIPETESIISTVLIGKSPAR; this is translated from the coding sequence ATGCGCTATTTTTCGGAAATTTATCACGAATCGACCCAGTACATTCCCCACGGCAGCGGGGATCCCGTCATTATGCACTGGGAAAAGCAGGCGTATGCCGACAAGCGCTACGAGGGGTGCAATCGTTACCCTCTGACGGCCGCTTTCATGCCACTTTTGGCGCCGGTTTCGGCGGATTACCTGAATCCGGTTTGCGTCTATGCCGTGGTGCATGGGGGAGAGGTCCCCGATGGCGTTTACTACGTGGACCGTGCAGAATCGAAGCTTGTCAAAATTGGCGGTGTCGATGTCCGCAAGGCGATTCTTGCATCGTTTCCGGAACAGGAATTTATAACCGAAGCGCAGACGATTTTCATTTACACAGGGCTCCTGGAACGTGCGGTTTGGCGGTTCCGCGAGGCCGCGTATCGTCAGGTGCAAATGGATGTGGGCTCAGCTTGCGCCAATACGATTCTTTTGGCAAAGTCGCGTGGTCAAAAGGTTTTTGCGCTAGGCGGGTTTGTCGATGATTCCGTTGCTGTGGCGCTCAAGCTCGGGGCTACTGAAATGCCGATGGCGGCAATTGCGGTTTTCCCGGAAAAGAGCATGGTCGCGTTCAATTCCGTCGATGATGGCGTTGGTGAACTCGCGTATTCGAACCATGCGGAGATGGGCGCTTATGCGGGCGAAGATGAATGTCGCATGGAGATTTCGCGTTATCCGTCGCGATTCATGTTGCAAAATCGTTTGGAAAACATTGATGACTTGAACCTTTGTATGAAGGTGCGCCGCTTGAATGCGCAGGCGCTCCCGGGCGATGAATTTCCGCTGACGCCGTCGAAGTTTACGAACGACTATTATTTGCGCGAACTGTGGTATTTGCGCGCCGATAAAAAAGTGGCAACACCGTTTGCCCATGGAACGCTTGACCTGGATGATTTCTCGTCGATGTTGCGCTGGCTGGAACTCGCGCAGTTGAACGCTTTTGGCGCAGGACTTATAAAAATTTGGGTGGTGGTTTTTGATGTGATGTTTGTGTATGCAGGAGTGTACCGCTACATCCCTGTTCGCAAGTCCATCTATATGCAAAGCGGTTCTGCCAATCCGAAAAAGTTTAACAAGTGCTTTGCCGTTCCAGAACAAGTTCAAAATTCCATGTTCGCTGTGGTGCTTACTTCGAACTTGAATGAATCTTGCCAAGTGCTTGGGAATCGCGGCTACCGCTACATGAACTTAAACGCAGGCGTGCTCGCCGAATCGCTTTACGTCTCCGCGCGCTTGCTCAACAAGACTGCCCGCGAAGAACATTTCTTCTACCACGACGAACTCAAAAAGCTTCTTGATATTCCCGAAACCGAAAGCATCATCTCGACCGTGCTCATCGGGAAAAGCCCGGCTAGATAG
- a CDS encoding carbohydrate binding domain-containing protein encodes MQIKNFYPKMSVLGIATVMALTACGDDNAQALFANNPAPGAENQVPVSSSDMNPTSSDAVVDPTSSSAAVVDPSTLPAEGPITMPAGLGTLVDDFEDGDNLSKIGDYWYTYNDNDNGGASIITTPLNEEENIIPGRVNNGSNYALQVNYTLDRGDYEYDPYVGWGVQVAPDEANGHFGGLTYWYKGGAHEVHVEITDVEDYDVHLAKFPASRTWKQAVVRFKDLVQGGWGKEVPFDAKHINAISFQAKGSKSKVMTDSLFIDNIYLQDSSEVEKDQPDMEIKDPVIPVVEFTEAEITVTNPLQEKAMKYLNKGVNFTNWLENADGKFKSFELGESDVKILADNGFKSLRLPIDLDLYATNRDAFVAGTDTELKFDDDTLFLVLDSFVEWTAKYNMSLVIDYHEYDNSYNTTSAKDANYVKMMAETWKHVAAHYAESPREDLFFELLNEPDMSDGKVTAATWTTAAQAMIDAIRTVDTKHTILFGDAQWYSITLLAKRTPFTDDNIIYVIHTYEPFAFTHQGGSWTDYATIHDIPFPYDPAKWSTVSGDFGVNKSTKSYVKTNIKNYYKTGSKEAILEQILKAKKWAATNNVPVIINEFGALNLRSTAESRINYLTAMREICDTLQIPWTHWGYTGNFSVIENGKLIEGLDKALGVGSK; translated from the coding sequence ATGCAAATCAAGAATTTCTATCCAAAGATGAGCGTTCTCGGCATCGCAACCGTGATGGCACTTACCGCCTGCGGCGACGACAATGCCCAGGCTTTGTTCGCCAACAATCCGGCTCCGGGCGCCGAAAATCAGGTCCCGGTTTCTAGCAGCGACATGAATCCGACCTCTAGCGATGCTGTAGTCGACCCGACCTCCAGCTCAGCCGCTGTGGTTGACCCGTCTACGCTCCCTGCAGAAGGCCCGATTACCATGCCGGCAGGTCTCGGCACTTTGGTCGATGACTTTGAAGACGGCGACAACTTGAGCAAAATTGGTGATTACTGGTACACCTACAACGATAACGACAACGGCGGTGCATCCATCATCACGACTCCGCTGAACGAAGAAGAAAACATCATCCCGGGCCGCGTCAACAACGGTTCCAACTACGCTTTGCAAGTCAACTACACGCTCGACAGAGGCGATTACGAATACGATCCGTACGTAGGCTGGGGCGTGCAAGTCGCACCGGACGAAGCCAACGGACATTTCGGCGGCCTTACCTATTGGTACAAGGGCGGCGCCCATGAAGTGCATGTTGAAATCACCGATGTCGAAGACTACGACGTGCATCTCGCCAAGTTCCCGGCATCCCGCACATGGAAACAGGCCGTTGTCCGCTTCAAGGACCTCGTACAGGGCGGCTGGGGCAAGGAAGTCCCGTTCGACGCCAAGCACATTAATGCAATCAGCTTCCAAGCAAAGGGAAGCAAGAGCAAAGTCATGACCGACTCACTCTTCATCGACAACATCTATTTGCAGGACTCTTCCGAAGTTGAAAAAGACCAGCCGGATATGGAAATCAAGGACCCGGTCATTCCGGTCGTTGAATTCACCGAAGCAGAAATTACTGTGACGAACCCGTTGCAGGAAAAGGCCATGAAGTACCTCAACAAGGGTGTCAACTTTACCAACTGGCTCGAAAACGCCGATGGCAAGTTCAAGTCCTTCGAATTGGGCGAAAGCGACGTCAAGATTCTTGCCGACAACGGTTTCAAGAGCCTCCGCTTGCCGATTGACCTCGACCTCTATGCCACAAACCGTGACGCATTCGTCGCAGGCACCGATACCGAACTCAAGTTCGACGACGACACCTTGTTCCTGGTTCTCGACTCCTTCGTGGAATGGACGGCCAAGTACAACATGTCTCTCGTGATCGACTACCACGAATACGACAACAGCTACAACACCACCAGCGCTAAGGACGCCAACTACGTCAAGATGATGGCAGAAACGTGGAAGCATGTTGCAGCCCACTACGCCGAAAGCCCCCGCGAAGACCTGTTCTTCGAGCTCTTGAACGAACCGGACATGAGCGATGGTAAGGTCACTGCAGCAACATGGACAACCGCAGCCCAGGCTATGATTGACGCCATCCGCACGGTTGATACCAAGCACACCATCCTCTTCGGTGATGCCCAGTGGTACTCCATCACGCTCCTCGCCAAGCGCACTCCGTTCACCGATGACAACATCATCTACGTGATCCACACCTACGAACCGTTCGCCTTCACGCATCAGGGCGGTTCCTGGACGGACTACGCCACCATCCACGATATTCCGTTCCCCTACGATCCGGCTAAGTGGTCTACGGTTTCTGGCGACTTCGGTGTCAACAAGAGCACAAAGTCCTACGTGAAGACCAACATCAAGAACTACTACAAGACCGGCAGCAAGGAAGCCATCTTGGAACAGATTCTCAAGGCCAAGAAGTGGGCAGCCACCAACAACGTGCCTGTGATTATCAACGAATTCGGCGCATTGAACCTCCGCTCTACCGCTGAATCCCGCATCAACTACCTCACGGCCATGCGCGAAATCTGCGACACCCTCCAGATTCCTTGGACGCACTGGGGCTACACCGGCAACTTCTCCGTGATTGAAAACGGCAAGTTGATCGAAGGCCTCGACAAGGCACTCGGCGTCGGTAGCAAATAA